One window of Candidatus Zixiibacteriota bacterium genomic DNA carries:
- a CDS encoding glycosyltransferase family 2 protein, giving the protein MKPKVVVVMPAYNAARTLSFTYQSIPSEVVDEVLLVDDASRDETVKIALDFHLKVVRHPHNVGYGGNQKTCYMEALRDGADIVVMLHPDGQYDPRLIPQIIEPIKEGKADFVLGSRLKQKGGALKGGMPLYKFLANRFLTGVENLILGQKLSEMHTGYRAYSRSFLEKVPFLRNSNDFVFDSQIIAQAVAFKQRIVEIPVSTKYFKEASSVNFKVSLIYGLKTLWTVFKFAFDRLGIIHSKLFRP; this is encoded by the coding sequence ATGAAGCCTAAAGTAGTTGTGGTGATGCCAGCCTATAATGCGGCGCGAACTTTATCTTTCACCTATCAGAGCATCCCTTCAGAAGTCGTAGATGAGGTTCTGTTAGTAGATGATGCCAGCCGGGATGAGACAGTCAAGATCGCCTTAGACTTTCATCTGAAGGTTGTCCGGCATCCGCATAATGTGGGGTACGGAGGAAACCAGAAGACCTGTTATATGGAAGCTCTGAGGGATGGGGCAGACATCGTGGTGATGCTTCATCCGGACGGGCAGTATGACCCGCGACTGATACCGCAGATCATCGAGCCTATCAAAGAAGGCAAGGCAGACTTCGTGTTAGGTTCAAGGCTTAAGCAAAAAGGAGGGGCACTAAAGGGAGGGATGCCTTTGTATAAGTTCTTAGCCAATAGATTTCTGACTGGGGTCGAGAACTTGATTTTGGGTCAGAAGCTCTCAGAGATGCATACTGGTTACCGGGCTTACAGTCGGAGTTTTTTAGAAAAAGTTCCCTTTTTGCGCAACTCCAACGATTTTGTGTTCGACTCCCAGATAATAGCCCAAGCCGTAGCTTTTAAACAAAGAATTGTAGAGATTCCGGTGAGCACCAAATATTTCAAAGAAGCATCCTCGGTCAATTTCAAAGTCTCCTTAATCTATGGTCTGAAGACGCTCTGGACGGTGTTCAAATTCGCCTTTGACCGTCTGGGGATCATTCATTCCAAACTTTTCAGACCTTAA
- a CDS encoding class I SAM-dependent methyltransferase, with protein MSRTCNLCGQDNFAVYLNGFPEEKRGILKCQNCGLLVTDPFPTREELVLAYQDEFYGKKRSQRFGSLLEEAVYLFRWARAYRIKKLFKPGRVLDVGCGRGITLHFLKKWGWNCTGTQLSRNAAEYARKTFGLRILEKDLLETRFEEGSFDLVILAHVLEHVPDPLAYLREISRILTRKGVLILELPNAGNFLIDIFREKWFGWDLPRHLYHFTPGTITRMLSQAGVKVVKKNRFSLEYAPYVLLQSSLNMIFKSRNLLFEIIKAPEMRKFSNLQKSRLIVHLSVAIFLFLPILLFSIGESLFGSGDIMGFWSIKKSHLSKRI; from the coding sequence ATGAGCAGGACTTGTAATCTGTGTGGACAGGACAATTTTGCTGTATACCTGAATGGTTTTCCTGAAGAGAAAAGAGGTATTCTTAAGTGCCAGAATTGCGGTCTTTTGGTGACTGACCCTTTCCCCACCAGAGAAGAGTTAGTGTTGGCTTATCAAGACGAATTTTATGGTAAAAAGAGAAGCCAGAGATTTGGGAGCTTATTGGAAGAGGCGGTTTACCTTTTTCGCTGGGCAAGAGCATACAGAATCAAAAAGCTCTTCAAGCCGGGGAGGGTGCTGGATGTGGGTTGCGGAAGGGGAATCACCCTTCATTTTTTGAAAAAATGGGGATGGAATTGCACAGGTACCCAGCTGTCCAGAAATGCCGCTGAGTATGCGCGCAAGACTTTCGGGCTGAGAATACTGGAGAAGGATCTGTTAGAAACCAGATTTGAAGAGGGCTCTTTCGACCTGGTCATTTTAGCACACGTGCTGGAACACGTGCCTGACCCGTTAGCTTATTTACGAGAGATCAGCCGTATTTTGACCAGAAAAGGGGTTTTGATTCTTGAACTTCCTAATGCGGGCAACTTTCTGATCGATATTTTCAGGGAGAAATGGTTTGGCTGGGACCTGCCTCGACACCTGTATCATTTCACACCAGGAACCATAACCCGGATGTTATCTCAGGCTGGGGTTAAAGTGGTTAAAAAAAATAGATTCTCTTTAGAATATGCCCCTTATGTTCTTCTACAGAGCAGTTTGAATATGATTTTTAAGAGTAGAAATCTACTCTTTGAAATAATCAAAGCTCCGGAGATGAGAAAATTCTCCAACCTGCAAAAAAGCAGATTGATCGTTCATCTGAGCGTAGCCATTTTTCTTTTTTTACCGATATTGCTATTTTCTATAGGGGAAAGTCTTTTCGGCTCCGGAGATATAATGGGCTTCTGGAGTATCAAGAAGTCCCATCTTTCAAAAAGGATATGA
- a CDS encoding class I SAM-dependent methyltransferase has product MANFQPMKDYMFSLLDELIVKYKLKPPFLDAGCGGGDVVLHLARKGWNGKGIDFSPEAISIAERNLQPFSDVRIERRDVFSERGSYSTIILWDVLEHVEKDSELLSVLSQNLSTRVGGGYLIISVPTNKKEWRWDDKFYGHYRRYDRQEIKDLLSRAGFEVKEYWDFTFPVFWLMRRLYTWLLKDKSLKRSQEKEELTKISTLNDAWDIGRMTFIVNWKIWWKPVFFLQRRFRRTNLGHEALILAQKVSTER; this is encoded by the coding sequence ATGGCGAATTTTCAACCGATGAAAGATTATATGTTCTCCCTTCTGGATGAGTTAATTGTCAAGTATAAGCTTAAACCGCCGTTCTTAGATGCTGGCTGCGGTGGGGGAGATGTCGTATTACATTTGGCGCGCAAAGGGTGGAATGGTAAAGGGATCGACTTCTCGCCGGAGGCAATTAGCATTGCCGAACGGAATTTACAGCCCTTTTCAGATGTCAGGATAGAACGGAGGGATGTGTTTAGCGAACGCGGATCTTACTCCACCATAATCTTGTGGGATGTGCTTGAGCACGTAGAAAAAGACAGTGAACTGCTTTCTGTACTGAGTCAGAATCTGTCTACCCGGGTAGGCGGAGGGTATTTGATCATTTCAGTGCCGACGAACAAGAAGGAATGGAGATGGGATGATAAGTTTTACGGTCATTACAGAAGATACGACCGTCAGGAGATTAAGGATTTGCTGTCCCGGGCTGGTTTTGAGGTCAAGGAGTACTGGGATTTTACCTTTCCGGTTTTCTGGCTTATGCGCAGGCTTTACACGTGGCTGCTCAAAGACAAAAGCTTAAAACGCAGCCAGGAAAAAGAGGAACTTACAAAGATAAGCACCCTGAATGATGCCTGGGACATCGGCAGGATGACCTTTATTGTAAACTGGAAAATCTGGTGGAAGCCGGTTTTTTTTCTCCAGCGGCGTTTCAGGAGAACAAATTTAGGACACGAGGCACTCATTCTGGCACAGAAAGTTTCCACTGAAAGGTAA